Proteins from one Hirundo rustica isolate bHirRus1 chromosome 30, bHirRus1.pri.v3, whole genome shotgun sequence genomic window:
- the RACGAP1 gene encoding rac GTPase-activating protein 1, whose translation MEIAMVNLRGLYEQLTRQAELLGEGNECQFIQLAKNFEEYRRKWQKTEHELSRYKDLLMKTEAERSALDVKLKHARNQVDVEIKRRQKAEMDCEKLERQIQLIRELLMCDASGSIQLSEEQRSVLAFLNRPQASVGTSGNKRLSTIDESGSILSDISFDKTDDSLDWDSSVVKAVRLKRREKRRSSRQFAEGPPAPQKKSRSISNTADQANESIVAKTTVMVPNDGGPIEAISTIQTVPCPRRSRRKSGPLQPWNSESSIGSKQLEPKPDTDGCGTPQHNGGVRLHDFVSKTVIKPESCVPCGKRVKFGKISLKCRDCRVVAHPECRERCPLPCIPTLTGTPVRIGEGTLMDFVPSTPPMIPSIIVHCVNEIEQRGLHETGIYRISGCDKTVRELKEKFLRAKNIPLLSKVDDIHAICGLLKDFLRSLKEPLLTFRLNKAFMEAAEISDEDNSIAAMYQAIGELPQANRDTLAFLMVHLQRVAQSPDTKMDISNLAKVFGPTIVAHAVPDPDPMTLLQDTKRQPKVVERLLLLPMDYWSQLMMVEQENIDPAHVIENTNAYSTPRTPEVQVSILGPLTTPEQQQLSKTPSSSSLSQRVRSTFSRTTPKFGSKSKSTTQLGHQGLFFPSPMLK comes from the exons AGTTTATTCAGTTAGCGAAGAACTTTGAGGAGTACCGGAGGAAATGGCAGAAAACAGAGCACGAGCTCAGCAGGTACAAAGATCTCCTCATGAAGACAGAAGCTGAGCGCAGTGCCCTGGACGTGAAGCTGAAACACGCCCGCAATCAGGTGGATGTGGAGATCAAACGGAGGCAAAAAGCTGAAATGGACTGTGAGAAGCTG GAGCGGCAAATCCAGCTGATTCGGGAGCTGCTCATGTGTGATGCCTCTGGCAGCATCCAGCTCAGCGAGGAGCAGAGGTCTGTCCTCGCCTTCCTCAACAGGCCACAGGCTTCTGTGGGAACTTCAGGCAACAAAAG gctgTCTACAATAGATGAATCTGGCTCAATTCTGTCAGACATCAGCTTTGACAAAACCGATGACTCACTG GACTGGGATTCCTCGGTGGTGAAAGCTGTCAGGctgaagaggagagagaagcGG CGCTCCTCCAGGCAGTTTGCTGAAGGCCCCCCAGCTCCTCAGAAGAAATCCAGGTCCATTAGCAACACAGCAGACCAG GCTAATGAATCCATAGTAGCAAAGACCACTGTGATGGTCCCCAACGATGGTGGCCCAATTGAAGCCATTTCTACCATCCAGACTGTGCCTTGCCCTCGGAGGAGCCGGAGGAAGAGCG GTCCTTTGCAGCCCTGGAACAGCGAGTCCAGCATAGGCAGTAAGCAGCTGGAGCCCAAGCCGGACACCGATGGCTGCGGCACCCCGCAGCACAACGGGGGAGTGAGGCTGCACGACTTTGTTTCCAAGACG GTTATCAAGCCAGAATCGTGCGTTCCGTGTGGAAAGAGAGTCAAGTTTGGGAAGATCTCTCTCAAGTGCCGGGACTGCCGTGTGGTGGCTCACCCGGAGTGCCGGGAGCGCTGCCCGCTGCCCTGCATCCCCACGCTCACGGGCACTCCTGTCCGCATCGGGGAG GGCACCTTGATGGATTTTGTCCCTTCTACTCCTCCAATGATCCCTTCCATCATCGTGCACTGTGTTAATGAGATTGAGCAACGAGGGCTGCATGAG ACAGGCATTTACCGCATCTCTGGCTGTGACAAGACCGTGAGGGAGCTGAAAGAGAAGTTTCTCAGAGCAAAGAACATTCCATTGCTCAGTAAAGTGGACGATATCCACGCCATCTGCGGCCTCCTCAAGGATTTCCTGCGCAGCCTCAAAGAGCCCCTTCTCACTTTCCGGTTAAACAAGGCTTTCATGGAAGCTGCAG aAATCTCGGATGAGGACAACAGCATCGCTGCTATGTACCAAGCAATTGGAGAACTTCCTCAGGCCAATAGGGACACCTTGGCTTTCCTCATGGTCCACCTGCAGAG GGTGGCTCAGAGCCCTGATACCAAAATGGATATCTCCAATTTGGCCAAAGTCTTTGGCCCCACAATAGTAGCCCACGCGGTACCAGATCCTGACCCCATGACCCTCCTGCAAGACACGAAGCGTCAGCCCAAG GTCGTGGAGCgacttctgctgctgcccatggACTACTGGAGCCAGCTGATGATGGTGGAGCAGGAGAACATTGACCCAGCACACGTGATTGAGAACACCAACGCCTATTCCACCCCACGGACACCGGAGGTTCAAG TGAGCATTCTGGGACCTCTCaccaccccagagcagcagcagctctccaagACGCCCTCGTCcagctccctgtcccagagGGTCCGCTCCACCTTCAGCAGGACCACCCCCAA ATTTGGGAGCAAAAGCAAGTCAACGACCCAGCTTGGGCATCAGGggctcttttttccctctcctatgCTGAAGTGA
- the LOC120764410 gene encoding interferon-induced protein with tetratricopeptide repeats 1-like, which translates to MPTANMSKEQLKRRLDALQCHFTWKLRIDSDNLHHFLQKLDVDIKHMAHQNRVALLGLQAYLHQQNNQSTEALQSLRAAEEHNKEEEQSASTAGSLIIFGNYAWIHYLQGSYQEAETRLVQVQQLCPAPWDARLIPHILAQRGWALLAVRARNGERARECFDLALMLEPENRSFRTGLGMALYFSWKFSWQPDSANEAIIHLERIVDEQPNNYRAKIYLAGLLRRVDRERSMGLIEECAEKSSDPEVLKLSVLFWIPWSAERAVAIAQRALQQDPGYHLLYQALARSYKQHWLQAKEEEKNKVLDEAISHLQQIVQKHPDLDIILLKLQLAELLGARDPAQEEEIYKELHEKIDTLSLRYRQALSCSWGKFFLYRRGFQDKAKAKFMDAYSIPEQTDHRRDCGRRLRRMAQIYQRNGNADAADAIHRFLQETDRRMPWHSAAFSLEDGDQAHPAE; encoded by the exons ATGCCCACAGCAAACATGAG caaggagcagctgaagagGAGGCTGGATGCCCTTCAGTGCCACTTCACCTGGAAGCTGCGCATTGACTCGGACAATCTTCATCATTTCCTGCAGAAGCTGGATGTTGATATCAAGCACATGGCCCACCAGAACCGGGTggctctcctggggctccaggcGTACCTGCACCAGCAGAACAACCAGAGCACAGAAGCTCTGCAAAgcctcagagctgctgaggagcaCAACAAGGAGGAGGAACAGTCAGCATCCACTGCTGGATCTTTGATAATCTTTGGGAATTATGCCTGGATTCACTACCTTCAGGGCTCCTATCAGGAGGCTGAAACCCGCCTGGTACAagttcagcagctctgcccagctccttggGACGCGCGGCTGATCCCGCACATCCTGGCCCAGAGAGGCTGGGCCCTGCTGGCTGTCAGAGCCCGGAACGGGGAACGGGCGAGAGAGTGCTTCGACCTGGCCTTGATGCTTGAACCAGAGAACAGATCTTTCCGTACTGGGCTTGGAATGGCTCTTTATTTCTCCTGGAAATTCTCCTGGCAACCTGATAGTGCAAACGAAGCCATAATCCACTTGGAAAGAATTGTCGACGAGCAGCCAAATAACTACAGAGCCAAAATATATTTGGCCGGGCTACTTAGACGTGTAGATAGGGAAAGATCAATGGGCTTGATTGAAGAATGTGCAGAGAAGAGCTCTGACCCCGAGGTCCTCAAACTATCCGTTCTGTTCTGGATACCGTGGTCGGCAGAGCGAGCGGTTGCCATCGCCCAGCgagccctgcagcaggaccCAGGCTATCACCTTCTCTACCAGGCCCTGGCCAGGAGCTACAAGCAGCACTGGCTCCAagcaaaggaggaagagaagaataaGGTACTGGATGAAGCCATCAGTCACCTCCAGCAAATAGTTCAGAAACATCCAGACCTCGACATTATACTTCTCAAGCTGCAGCTGGCTGAGTTATTGGGTGCAAGAGACCCGGCACAGGAAGAAGAGATCTACAAGGAGCTGCACGAGAAAATTGACACCCTGAGCCTCAGATACCGCcaagccctgagctgctcctggggaaagTTCTTCCTTTACCGGCGGGGATTCCAGGATAAGGCAAAAGCCAAGTTCATGGATGCTTACAGCATTCCCGAGCAGACAGACCACAGGAGGGACTGCGGGCGCAGGCTGAGGAGGATGGCTCAGATCTACCAGCGCAACGGCAACGCCGACGCCGCCGACGCCATCCACCGCTTCCTCCAAGAGACCGACCGGCGCATGCCCTGGCATTCTGCTGCGTTCAGTTTAGAGGATGGGGATCAGGCCCATCCCGCAGAGTAG